The Pseudomonas sp. TH06 genome has a window encoding:
- a CDS encoding FAD/NAD(P)-binding oxidoreductase — translation MNDQHWGPSISADIVVIGGGTAGIGFVASLLKRDPTLNVTVIEPATHHYYQPAWTLVGGGAYNVKDTARPMAKVMPRQATWIQAAVTGIDPDTRQLTLNDQRTVSYQNLIVCPGLRLAWEKIEGLQESLGQHGVTSNYSYQHAQYTWNQVQKLRGGTALFTQPAMPIKCAGAPQKALYLSCDYWRKNAVLNKIEVEFNLAGAALFGVATFVPPLMKYIEKYNAQLAFNSNLVKVDGPAKTAWFERKDADGNVVIESKTFDLLHVVPPQVSPDFIAQSLLADAAGWCEVNPHSLQHPRYPEVFALGDICGTSNAKTAAAVRKQVVVVAENLLALRKQQPLPLKYDGYGSCPLTVEKGKVILAEFGYAGKLLPTFALDPTVPRRSAWFLKATLLPWFYWNGMLKGREWLTSLSKVD, via the coding sequence ATGAACGATCAACACTGGGGCCCATCCATCAGTGCAGACATCGTGGTCATCGGCGGTGGTACGGCCGGCATCGGTTTTGTCGCCAGCTTGCTCAAGCGTGACCCGACCCTGAACGTCACGGTCATCGAACCGGCTACGCACCATTACTACCAACCGGCGTGGACACTGGTCGGTGGCGGTGCTTACAACGTCAAAGACACCGCACGGCCGATGGCCAAGGTGATGCCGCGTCAGGCCACGTGGATTCAGGCAGCGGTGACCGGCATCGACCCGGACACGCGCCAACTCACACTCAACGATCAACGCACGGTCAGCTATCAGAACCTGATTGTCTGCCCAGGCCTGCGTCTGGCCTGGGAGAAGATCGAAGGCTTGCAAGAGAGCCTTGGTCAGCACGGCGTGACGTCCAACTACAGCTATCAGCACGCGCAGTACACGTGGAATCAGGTGCAGAAACTGCGAGGCGGCACGGCGCTGTTCACTCAGCCGGCGATGCCGATCAAGTGCGCCGGCGCGCCGCAAAAAGCGCTTTACCTGTCGTGCGATTACTGGCGCAAGAATGCCGTGCTGAACAAGATCGAAGTCGAATTCAATCTGGCCGGCGCTGCGCTGTTCGGCGTGGCAACGTTCGTCCCGCCACTGATGAAGTACATCGAAAAATACAACGCACAACTGGCGTTCAATTCGAACCTGGTCAAGGTCGACGGTCCGGCGAAAACGGCCTGGTTCGAACGCAAGGACGCTGACGGCAACGTTGTAATTGAGTCGAAAACCTTCGATCTGCTGCACGTCGTGCCGCCGCAGGTCTCGCCTGATTTCATCGCGCAAAGCCTGCTGGCCGACGCCGCCGGTTGGTGCGAAGTGAATCCGCACAGCCTGCAGCATCCGCGTTATCCCGAAGTGTTCGCGCTCGGCGACATCTGCGGCACCAGCAATGCGAAAACCGCTGCTGCGGTGCGCAAGCAAGTCGTGGTGGTGGCGGAAAACCTGCTGGCCTTGCGCAAACAACAACCGCTGCCGCTGAAGTACGACGGCTACGGTTCCTGCCCGTTGACGGTGGAGAAGGGCAAGGTGATCCTCGCCGAGTTCGGCTATGCCGGTAAGTTGCTGCCGACCTTTGCGCTGGACCCCACCGTGCCGCGTCGCTCGGCATGGTTTCTCAAGGCGACGCTGCTGCCGTGGTTCTACTGGAACGGCATGCTCAAGGGTCGCGAGTGGCTGACAAGCCTGTCCAAAGTCGACTGA
- a CDS encoding sulfite exporter TauE/SafE family protein, which produces MLLASLFGVVMGLVLGLTGAGGGILAVPALVLGLGWTMTQAAPVALFAVGSAAAVGAIDGLRHGLVRYRAALLIAALGAVFSPLGIYFAHQLPEKILMILFSLLMVMVAWRMLRRERQEQGPSDHGHGSWGQKNCMLDEETGRFDWTAKCTATLAALGAVTGVVSGLLGVGGGFLIVPAFKQLTDVQMRGIVATSLMVISLISAIGVIGAFHAGVRIDSLGVAFIVASIIGMIIGRKLCARVPARALQVGFASVCLVVAAYMVLRA; this is translated from the coding sequence ATGTTGCTGGCAAGTCTGTTTGGCGTGGTGATGGGCCTGGTTCTCGGTCTGACCGGGGCGGGCGGCGGCATTCTCGCGGTGCCGGCGCTGGTGCTCGGGCTCGGCTGGACGATGACCCAGGCCGCGCCGGTGGCGCTGTTTGCGGTGGGCAGTGCGGCGGCGGTCGGTGCCATCGACGGTTTGCGTCATGGTCTGGTGCGCTATCGCGCGGCGCTGCTGATTGCGGCGCTCGGCGCGGTGTTTTCGCCGCTGGGAATCTACTTCGCGCACCAGTTGCCGGAGAAGATCCTGATGATTCTATTCAGCCTGCTGATGGTCATGGTGGCCTGGCGCATGTTGCGCCGCGAGCGTCAGGAACAAGGCCCGAGCGACCATGGCCACGGCAGTTGGGGGCAGAAAAACTGCATGCTCGATGAAGAGACCGGGCGCTTCGACTGGACCGCCAAATGCACGGCGACCCTCGCAGCGCTGGGTGCGGTCACTGGGGTGGTGTCGGGACTGCTCGGTGTCGGTGGCGGCTTTTTGATCGTGCCGGCCTTCAAACAACTGACCGACGTGCAGATGCGCGGCATCGTCGCCACGTCGTTGATGGTGATCAGTCTGATCTCGGCGATTGGCGTGATCGGCGCGTTCCATGCCGGAGTCCGCATCGACAGCCTCGGCGTGGCGTTCATCGTCGCCAGCATTATCGGCATGATCATCGGTCGCAAGCTCTGCGCCCGGGTGCCGGCGCGTGCCTTGCAGGTGGGGTTTGCCAGTGTGTGTCTGGTGGTCGCGGCTTACATGGTGCTGCGTGCCTGA
- a CDS encoding polysaccharide deacetylase family protein, translating into MTTPHRQRSPRLLKNLLAAALLLPALAFAQERPWPDGSQLVISVSMQFETGGQPDGAESPFSGSPLPKGYPDLPAQTWFDYGHKEGLWRMLDLWDRTGIKVTSHVVGEAAIKHPELAKAIAERGHELAAHGMRWADSYNMSYAQEKQFIGDGVAAVEKLTGQRSVGYNANWLRRSPNTLKVLHDLNFTYHIDDVSRDEPFVTMVRGRKFAVVPYTLRNNDIVLVEGRHFSADQFYQQLVLEFDRLYAEGASKRRMMSVSLHDRIGGTPAMVEAMERFIRYAQSHPKVSFKRKDRIAQIVLTEKNPLIDNSEAAYNQ; encoded by the coding sequence ATGACCACACCCCACCGCCAACGCTCCCCGCGTCTGCTGAAAAACCTCCTGGCCGCCGCGCTACTGTTGCCCGCCCTCGCTTTTGCCCAGGAGCGGCCATGGCCGGATGGCTCGCAACTGGTGATCTCGGTATCGATGCAATTCGAGACCGGTGGCCAACCCGACGGCGCAGAAAGTCCATTCTCCGGCAGCCCTTTACCCAAAGGCTACCCGGATCTGCCGGCGCAGACCTGGTTCGATTACGGTCACAAGGAAGGTTTGTGGCGCATGCTCGATTTGTGGGATCGCACCGGGATCAAAGTCACCTCCCACGTGGTCGGCGAGGCTGCGATAAAGCACCCGGAGCTGGCAAAGGCGATTGCCGAACGTGGCCATGAGCTCGCAGCGCATGGTATGCGCTGGGCCGACTCCTACAACATGAGTTACGCGCAGGAAAAACAATTCATCGGCGACGGTGTGGCGGCGGTGGAAAAACTCACCGGCCAGCGCTCGGTCGGCTACAACGCCAATTGGCTAAGGCGCAGCCCCAATACGCTGAAGGTGTTGCATGATCTCAACTTCACCTATCACATCGATGACGTCAGCCGCGACGAGCCCTTCGTGACGATGGTGCGCGGGCGTAAATTCGCCGTGGTGCCGTACACCCTGCGCAACAACGATATCGTCTTGGTCGAGGGCCGGCATTTTTCCGCCGACCAGTTTTATCAGCAACTGGTGCTGGAGTTCGATCGGCTCTATGCCGAAGGTGCGAGCAAGCGACGGATGATGTCGGTCAGTCTGCACGACCGCATCGGCGGTACGCCGGCGATGGTCGAGGCGATGGAGCGGTTCATCCGTTACGCCCAGTCGCACCCGAAGGTGAGCTTCAAGCGCAAGGATCGGATTGCGCAGATCGTGCTGACCGAGAAAAATCCGCTGATCGATAACAGTGAAGCCGCCTACAACCAGTAA
- a CDS encoding MFS transporter — translation MDQFAPRNWQPHEKPSLPGSPSTPLHSNPKRLAYALVGLLVALTGGLGNSLVVANLVYLQGALGATTAEMAWLPAAYVMTNVSMNLLLVKFRQQFGLRAFTEVFLVLYALVTFGHLFVNDLNSAVAVRAAHGMVGAALSSLGLYYMVQAFPAKWRMKALVLGLGTSQLALPLARLFSEDLLQIAEWRGLYLFELGMALLSLGCVLMLKLPPGDRFKTFEKLDFLTFAILASGVALLCAVLSLGRIDWWLEADWIGVALAASIALILTGLAIEHNRSNPMLMTRWLGSGVMIRLALAVILIRMVTSEQSTGAVGFMQYLNMSNQQLHSLYVVMLIGSVAGLLTSALTIDPKHLLMPLIISLALMATGSVMDSYSNNLTRPENLYFSQFLLAFGSTFFLGPTMVLGTRNVLTNPRNLVSFSVLFGICNNLGGLIGAALLGTFQIVREKFHSSHIVEHLMMSDPLVAARVQSGGSAYGSLLADPSLRNLAGIRSLANAATREANVLAYNDVFMLIAVIAVLTMIWISIRALWLMSTTKAVEPAPSVPNSGATSS, via the coding sequence ATGGATCAATTCGCCCCGCGCAACTGGCAGCCTCACGAGAAGCCCAGTCTGCCTGGTTCCCCATCGACGCCGCTGCACTCCAACCCCAAGCGTCTGGCCTATGCGCTGGTCGGGTTGCTGGTGGCGTTGACCGGCGGTTTGGGCAACTCGCTGGTGGTCGCCAACCTGGTTTACCTGCAAGGTGCGCTCGGCGCGACCACGGCGGAAATGGCCTGGTTGCCGGCGGCGTACGTGATGACCAACGTGTCGATGAACCTGCTGCTGGTGAAGTTTCGTCAGCAGTTCGGTTTGCGCGCGTTCACCGAAGTGTTTCTGGTGCTGTATGCACTGGTGACCTTTGGCCATTTGTTCGTCAACGATCTGAATTCGGCAGTGGCGGTGCGCGCCGCCCACGGCATGGTCGGCGCGGCGCTGAGTTCTTTGGGCCTGTATTACATGGTGCAGGCGTTCCCGGCGAAGTGGCGGATGAAGGCGCTGGTGCTCGGGCTCGGCACCTCGCAACTGGCATTGCCGTTGGCGCGCCTGTTCTCCGAGGATTTACTGCAAATTGCCGAATGGCGCGGCTTGTATCTGTTCGAATTGGGCATGGCATTGCTGTCGCTGGGCTGCGTGTTGATGCTCAAGTTGCCGCCGGGCGACCGCTTCAAGACCTTCGAAAAACTCGACTTCCTGACCTTCGCCATTCTCGCCAGCGGCGTGGCGTTGCTCTGTGCGGTGCTGTCGCTGGGGCGGATCGACTGGTGGCTGGAAGCCGACTGGATCGGCGTTGCGCTCGCTGCCTCGATTGCGTTGATCCTCACGGGGCTGGCCATCGAGCACAATCGCAGCAACCCGATGCTGATGACCCGCTGGCTCGGCAGCGGGGTGATGATCCGGCTGGCGCTGGCGGTCATTCTGATTCGCATGGTCACGTCCGAGCAGTCCACCGGTGCCGTCGGCTTCATGCAGTACCTCAACATGAGCAATCAGCAGTTGCACAGCCTCTATGTGGTGATGCTGATTGGCAGCGTCGCCGGGCTGCTCACCAGTGCGCTGACCATCGACCCGAAACACTTGTTGATGCCGCTGATCATCTCGCTGGCGCTGATGGCGACCGGCTCGGTGATGGACAGTTATTCGAACAACCTGACGCGTCCCGAGAACCTGTATTTCAGCCAGTTTCTGTTGGCGTTCGGCAGTACGTTTTTCCTCGGTCCGACCATGGTCCTCGGCACGCGTAACGTGTTGACCAATCCGCGCAACCTGGTGAGCTTTTCCGTGTTGTTCGGGATCTGCAACAACCTCGGCGGGCTGATCGGTGCGGCGTTGCTCGGCACTTTTCAGATCGTCCGGGAGAAGTTTCACTCCAGCCACATCGTCGAGCATCTGATGATGTCCGATCCGCTGGTGGCGGCGCGGGTGCAGAGCGGTGGATCAGCCTATGGCTCGCTGCTGGCCGACCCGAGCCTGCGCAATCTTGCCGGTATTCGCAGTCTGGCCAACGCCGCGACTCGCGAAGCCAACGTACTGGCCTATAACGATGTATTCATGCTCATCGCGGTGATTGCGGTGCTTACCATGATCTGGATTTCCATTCGGGCGCTGTGGCTGATGAGCACCACCAAAGCCGTCGAGCCAGCGCCTTCCGTACCTAATAGCGGTGCCACTTCTTCATGA
- a CDS encoding HlyD family secretion protein, which yields MTEPTTTTTNAIAATPEGVAPPSSPNTEPRSLRVRIISSLGFAAIAIVGVLIVLYAWQLPPFSSAVETTENALIRGQVTIIGPQLAGYVYEVPVQDFQFVKAGDLLVRLDDRIYQQRLDQSLAQLAVQKAALANVVQQRNSAEATIKLRQAVVADSEAQLRKSEADLRRNKALVSDGSVSKREMDVALAANAQGIAAVAQAKANLEIARQDLQTVIVNRGSQEAAVASAEAAVQLARIDLSNTRIVAPRDGQLGQIGVRLGAYVNSGAQLMALVPNQKWVIANMKETQMDNVRVGQPVRFTVDALNHKKFTGHVQHISPGTGSEFALLQADNATGNFVKIAQRVPVRITIDEGQQEEERLRPGMSVVVSIDTAAGDTQPH from the coding sequence ATGACCGAACCGACTACCACAACCACCAATGCCATTGCCGCCACGCCTGAAGGTGTGGCGCCGCCGTCATCGCCGAACACCGAGCCGCGCTCGTTGCGGGTGCGGATCATCTCTTCGCTGGGCTTTGCCGCGATCGCCATCGTCGGTGTCTTGATCGTGCTGTATGCCTGGCAATTGCCACCGTTCAGCAGCGCAGTCGAAACCACCGAAAACGCGCTGATTCGTGGGCAAGTGACAATCATCGGCCCGCAGCTCGCCGGGTATGTCTATGAAGTGCCGGTGCAGGATTTTCAGTTTGTGAAGGCCGGCGATTTGCTGGTGCGTCTGGACGACCGCATCTACCAGCAACGCCTCGACCAGTCGTTGGCACAACTGGCGGTGCAGAAAGCTGCATTGGCCAACGTCGTGCAGCAACGCAACAGCGCTGAAGCGACGATCAAGCTGCGTCAGGCGGTGGTCGCTGATAGCGAAGCGCAGTTGCGCAAGAGTGAAGCGGATTTGCGCCGGAACAAGGCGCTTGTGAGTGACGGCTCGGTGTCCAAGCGAGAGATGGACGTGGCGCTGGCGGCCAATGCGCAGGGTATCGCGGCGGTGGCGCAGGCCAAGGCCAATCTGGAAATCGCCCGGCAGGATCTGCAAACGGTAATCGTCAATCGCGGTTCGCAAGAGGCGGCGGTGGCCAGCGCGGAAGCGGCGGTGCAACTGGCGCGGATCGACTTGTCGAACACGCGCATCGTCGCCCCGCGCGACGGCCAGCTCGGGCAGATCGGCGTGCGCCTCGGCGCTTACGTCAATTCCGGCGCGCAGTTGATGGCGTTGGTGCCGAACCAGAAATGGGTGATCGCCAACATGAAGGAAACGCAGATGGACAACGTCCGGGTCGGGCAACCGGTACGGTTCACCGTCGATGCGTTGAACCACAAGAAATTCACCGGGCATGTGCAGCACATATCACCGGGTACCGGCTCGGAGTTCGCCTTGTTGCAGGCTGACAACGCTACCGGCAACTTCGTCAAGATCGCTCAACGCGTGCCGGTGCGGATCACCATTGATGAAGGGCAGCAGGAAGAGGAACGGTTGCGGCCGGGGATGTCGGTGGTGGTGAGTATCGACACCGCCGCCGGCGATACCCAACCCCATTGA
- the copD gene encoding copper homeostasis membrane protein CopD: MSEALVLCRFVHFTVVLMLFGAWLFRPLLLKGEALAVDRHQARLARWLAAIALVSGVVWALLITASMAGSATAVFDPDTLALVLGKTFFGQVWRWHLLINAALLALLFTPWRSSMPLRLGLSGLLLATLAPVGHGAMLDGLNGQLLILNQIIHLTCVAAWLGGLLLLVMILRQPSEPMSAILQRFSGVGYALVAGLLITGLINVRVLTGQWWPTPLFTGFALILLIKALIVLGMLGLALFNRLRIDDCEQRMGALRRSVMLEWLLGIGAVAAVSLLGTLPPMITT, from the coding sequence ATGAGTGAAGCGCTGGTGCTGTGTCGCTTTGTGCATTTCACCGTGGTGTTGATGCTGTTCGGCGCCTGGCTGTTCAGGCCGCTGTTGCTCAAGGGTGAAGCGCTTGCGGTGGATCGGCACCAGGCGCGACTGGCGCGTTGGCTGGCTGCGATTGCGCTGGTCAGCGGCGTGGTCTGGGCGCTGTTGATCACGGCGAGCATGGCCGGTTCGGCGACGGCCGTGTTCGATCCCGACACGCTGGCGCTGGTGTTGGGCAAGACGTTTTTTGGTCAGGTCTGGCGTTGGCACTTGCTGATCAATGCTGCGCTGCTGGCGTTGCTGTTCACGCCGTGGCGCTCAAGCATGCCATTGCGGCTGGGCTTGAGTGGCTTGCTGTTGGCGACCCTGGCCCCGGTCGGGCATGGCGCCATGCTCGATGGTTTGAACGGACAACTGCTGATTCTCAACCAGATCATTCATCTGACCTGTGTCGCCGCGTGGCTTGGCGGGCTGTTGTTGCTGGTGATGATTTTGCGGCAGCCGAGTGAGCCGATGTCCGCGATTTTGCAGCGCTTCAGCGGCGTCGGTTATGCGTTGGTGGCGGGGCTGCTGATCACCGGGTTGATCAACGTGCGCGTGCTGACCGGTCAGTGGTGGCCGACGCCGCTGTTCACAGGTTTCGCGCTGATTCTGCTGATCAAAGCGCTGATCGTGCTGGGAATGTTGGGATTGGCGCTGTTCAATCGCTTGCGCATTGATGATTGCGAACAGCGCATGGGCGCGCTCCGGCGCAGCGTGATGCTCGAATGGTTGCTCGGCATTGGCGCGGTGGCTGCCGTCTCGCTGCTCGGCACCCTGCCCCCGATGATCACCACCTAA
- the copC gene encoding copper homeostasis periplasmic binding protein CopC — protein MLFKNLLTTTALLASLFAASSVFAHAHLTSQTPAADSTVAAPADLRLTFSEGVEASFTKVTVTKNGADVAVKALTTENDKKTLIVTPATPLTAGEYKVEWHAVSVDTHNSKGAYQFKVGQ, from the coding sequence ATGCTGTTCAAGAACCTCCTGACCACCACTGCCCTGCTCGCTTCGCTGTTCGCCGCCTCATCGGTATTCGCCCACGCCCACCTGACAAGCCAGACCCCGGCCGCCGACAGCACCGTCGCCGCCCCGGCCGATCTGCGCCTGACTTTTTCCGAAGGTGTTGAAGCCAGTTTCACCAAAGTCACTGTGACCAAGAATGGCGCGGACGTCGCGGTCAAAGCGCTGACCACCGAAAACGACAAGAAAACCCTGATCGTCACGCCGGCCACGCCGCTGACGGCGGGTGAGTACAAAGTCGAATGGCACGCCGTGTCAGTCGACACGCACAACAGCAAAGGCGCCTATCAGTTCAAGGTTGGCCAGTAA
- a CDS encoding TetR/AcrR family transcriptional regulator, whose translation MGNHKIEIRRSNVEKILLAAEKVFAEKGFGSTAMADIAAEVQLPRSNLHYYFSTKSELYSAVLFDLLEVWKQDALCFEMFDDPRVVLSSYIRAKMNHSRSRPYGSKVWANEIIHGAPTLGEALDVSLYDWAKMKEAKIRQWVEDKRILPVEPSSLLYMIWASTQHYADFDHQVNILNGHQPLSDMQFERAVQTVTSVILRGIGLEP comes from the coding sequence ATGGGCAATCACAAGATCGAGATCCGTCGCAGTAACGTCGAAAAAATCCTCTTGGCGGCGGAAAAAGTCTTCGCCGAAAAAGGCTTCGGCAGCACCGCCATGGCCGACATTGCTGCTGAGGTGCAACTGCCGCGCTCCAATCTGCATTACTACTTTTCAACCAAAAGCGAACTGTACAGCGCGGTGCTGTTCGACCTGCTGGAAGTGTGGAAGCAGGATGCATTGTGCTTCGAGATGTTCGACGACCCGCGCGTGGTGCTCAGCAGCTACATCCGCGCCAAGATGAACCACTCGCGCAGCCGGCCATACGGTTCGAAAGTCTGGGCCAACGAAATCATCCACGGTGCGCCGACGCTGGGTGAGGCGCTGGATGTCAGCCTGTATGACTGGGCGAAGATGAAGGAGGCGAAGATCCGTCAGTGGGTCGAGGACAAGCGGATTCTGCCGGTGGAGCCGTCGAGCCTGCTGTACATGATCTGGGCCTCGACCCAGCATTACGCCGACTTCGATCATCAGGTGAATATTCTCAATGGGCACCAGCCGCTGTCGGACATGCAGTTCGAACGGGCGGTGCAGACGGTGACCAGTGTGATCTTGCGCGGGATCGGCCTGGAGCCTTGA
- the preA gene encoding NAD-dependent dihydropyrimidine dehydrogenase subunit PreA: MADLSIVFAGIKAPNPFWLASAPPTDKAYNVVRAFEAGWGGVVWKTLGEDPAAVNVSSRYSAHYGNNREVLGINNIELITDRSLEINLREITQVKKDWPDRALIVSLMVPCVEESWKYILPLVEATGADGIELNFGCPHGMPERGMGAAVGQVPEYVEQVTRWCKTYCSLPVIVKLTPNITDIRVAARAAHRGGADAVSLINTISSITSVDLEHMVALPTVGSKSTHGGYCGSAVKPIALNMVAEIARDPQTQGLPICGIGGIGSWRDAAEFMALGSGAVQVCTAAMLHGFRIVEEMKDGLSRWMDSQGYTSIAEFSGRAVGNTTDWKYLDINYQVIAKIDQEACIGCGRCHIACEDTSHQAISSLKQADGTHKYEVIDEECVGCNLCQITCPVADCIEMVPMETGKPFLDWNHDPRNPYHVSP; this comes from the coding sequence ATGGCCGATCTCTCGATAGTCTTCGCCGGCATCAAAGCCCCTAATCCGTTCTGGCTGGCGTCCGCGCCGCCGACCGACAAAGCCTACAACGTGGTCCGCGCCTTCGAGGCGGGCTGGGGCGGTGTGGTCTGGAAAACCCTTGGGGAAGATCCGGCAGCAGTCAACGTCTCCTCGCGTTACTCCGCGCATTACGGCAACAACCGCGAAGTGCTCGGGATCAACAATATTGAGCTGATCACCGACCGCTCGCTGGAAATCAACTTGCGCGAAATCACTCAGGTGAAGAAGGACTGGCCGGACCGGGCGCTGATCGTCTCGCTGATGGTGCCGTGCGTCGAGGAGTCGTGGAAATACATTCTGCCGCTGGTCGAAGCCACCGGCGCTGACGGCATTGAGCTGAATTTCGGTTGTCCGCACGGCATGCCTGAACGTGGCATGGGCGCGGCGGTCGGTCAGGTGCCGGAATACGTCGAACAGGTCACGCGCTGGTGCAAGACTTACTGCTCGCTGCCGGTGATCGTCAAACTGACGCCGAACATCACCGACATCCGCGTTGCCGCCCGTGCTGCGCATCGTGGTGGCGCCGATGCGGTGTCGCTGATCAATACGATCAGCTCGATCACCAGCGTCGACCTCGAACACATGGTCGCCCTGCCCACTGTCGGTAGCAAAAGCACCCACGGCGGCTATTGCGGCTCGGCGGTCAAACCGATTGCGCTGAACATGGTGGCCGAGATTGCCCGTGACCCACAGACCCAGGGTTTGCCGATCTGCGGGATTGGCGGCATCGGCAGTTGGCGCGATGCGGCGGAATTCATGGCGCTGGGCAGCGGCGCGGTGCAGGTGTGCACGGCGGCGATGCTGCATGGGTTTCGGATTGTCGAGGAGATGAAGGACGGCTTGTCGCGATGGATGGACAGTCAGGGCTACACCAGCATCGCCGAGTTTTCCGGGCGCGCAGTGGGCAACACCACGGACTGGAAGTATCTCGATATCAACTATCAGGTGATTGCGAAGATTGATCAGGAGGCATGTATCGGCTGCGGGCGTTGCCACATTGCTTGCGAGGACACTTCACACCAGGCGATCAGCAGCCTGAAGCAGGCGGACGGGACGCATAAATATGAAGTGATCGATGAGGAGTGTGTGGGCTGCAATCTGTGCCAGATCACCTGCCCGGTGGCGGACTGTATCGAGATGGTGCCGATGGAAACGGGCAAGCCGTTTCTCGACTGGAATCATGATCCGAGAAATCCCTACCATGTGTCCCCTTGA
- a CDS encoding NAD(P)-dependent oxidoreductase, giving the protein MIETLNHLPHPHESAAALAGHFSDLAPPLNDRQAHLEASRCLYCYDAPCVNACPSEIDIPSFIRNIHQDNVPGAAQKILSANILGGSCARVCPTEILCQQACVRNNAHECAPVLIGLLQRYAVDNAHFTEHPFQRAAATGKRIAVVGAGPAGLSCAHRSAMHGHDVVIFEAREKAGGLNEYGIAKYKLVDDYAQKELDFLLQIGGIEIRHGQKLGENLSLSELHQQFDAVFLGLGLNASKQLGLPHEDAPGLLAATDYIRELRQADDLTQLPLAERCIVLGAGNTAIDMAVQMARLGARDVNLVYRRGAADMGATGHEQDIAKANQVRLLTWAQPEEVLLDDQGHVRGMRFARTDLVDGRLQTTGETFELAADAIFKAIGQAFDGNALADPLARELKRQGERIQVDENLRTSIPGVYAGGDCTSLDQDLTVQAVQHGKRAAEAINAQLMLNVEAA; this is encoded by the coding sequence GTGATCGAGACCCTGAACCATCTCCCGCACCCGCACGAAAGTGCGGCCGCCCTCGCCGGCCATTTCTCCGATCTGGCGCCACCGCTCAACGACCGCCAGGCGCATCTGGAAGCTTCGCGCTGCCTGTATTGCTACGACGCGCCGTGCGTGAATGCCTGCCCGAGCGAGATCGACATTCCGTCGTTCATCCGCAATATCCATCAGGACAACGTGCCCGGTGCCGCGCAGAAAATCCTTTCGGCGAACATTCTCGGCGGCAGTTGCGCACGGGTCTGTCCGACGGAAATCCTTTGCCAGCAGGCCTGCGTGCGCAATAACGCCCATGAATGCGCACCGGTCTTGATCGGCCTGCTGCAACGTTACGCCGTGGACAACGCGCATTTCACCGAGCACCCCTTCCAGCGCGCCGCTGCCACGGGTAAGCGCATCGCCGTCGTCGGTGCCGGCCCGGCGGGTCTGTCCTGCGCACATCGCAGTGCAATGCACGGCCACGACGTGGTGATTTTCGAAGCGAGGGAGAAGGCTGGTGGCCTCAACGAATACGGGATCGCCAAGTACAAACTGGTCGATGACTACGCGCAGAAGGAACTGGATTTTCTCCTGCAGATTGGCGGCATCGAAATTCGTCACGGGCAGAAGCTCGGCGAAAATCTGAGCCTCAGCGAATTGCATCAACAGTTCGACGCGGTGTTCCTCGGCCTCGGCCTCAACGCCAGCAAACAGCTTGGCCTGCCCCACGAAGACGCCCCCGGCCTGCTCGCCGCCACCGATTACATCCGCGAATTGCGCCAGGCCGATGACCTCACGCAATTGCCACTGGCTGAGCGCTGCATCGTCCTCGGCGCCGGCAACACCGCCATCGACATGGCCGTGCAAATGGCTCGCCTCGGTGCCCGCGATGTCAATCTGGTGTATCGCCGTGGCGCCGCCGACATGGGCGCGACCGGTCACGAACAGGACATTGCCAAGGCCAATCAGGTGCGCCTGTTGACCTGGGCGCAACCGGAAGAAGTGCTGCTCGACGATCAGGGCCACGTGCGCGGCATGCGTTTCGCCCGCACCGATCTGGTCGACGGTCGTCTGCAAACCACCGGGGAAACCTTCGAACTGGCCGCCGATGCGATCTTTAAAGCCATCGGCCAGGCCTTCGACGGCAACGCCCTCGCCGACCCGCTGGCGCGCGAACTCAAACGGCAGGGCGAGCGCATTCAGGTCGATGAAAACCTGCGCACCAGCATCCCCGGCGTGTATGCCGGTGGCGACTGCACCAGTCTCGATCAGGACCTCACCGTGCAAGCGGTGCAACACGGCAAACGCGCCGCCGAAGCGATCAACGCGCAACTGATGCTCAATGTGGAGGCTGCGTAA